DNA sequence from the Halorussus limi genome:
AGTCCGAGTTCCTCTCGGAGTTTGATGGGCGCGATGACCTCCAACTGGTCCTCGTCGTGGTGGGTGCGCTCGGGCGCGATGGTGTGACACTCCTCGTACACCTCGCCGTCCTGCGTCTCGACCACCGCGGGGTAGCAGACCGCGGGACCGTAGGTCCGGTCGTCGTCCTCCCACCCGTCTATCGGCACGGGGTCGAGCGCCTCCATCGCCGACCGAGCGCGCAGGCTCTCGTCGGTCAACTCGACGTTCAGCGTGCCGAGGAACGGTTCGTAGCCCAGTCGGTCCTCGAACTGCTTCATGTAGCCCGGCAGCGAGATGTAGTGGCGGCCCTCGCCCATCCCGCTGGTGACGGTGCCGGTCAAATCGACGCCCGCGGGCGTCTCGAAGATGCGACGGTAGTCCTCGTACTCGCGTTTTAGGGACCACTCGCCGTCCTCGGTGATGGAGACCCACTGGCCGTCGCTGACCATCTCGCGCTCGACGAGTCCGGCGTCGTCGAGTCGCTGGAGTCGCCGCGAGGCGGTCTGGTTGGAGGCGTCGAGTCGCTCCGCGAGGCCGGAACAGGAGACCTTCACCTCGCCCTCTAACCCGCCGTCGAGCGCGAGGAGTTTGAGTGCCGCGAGTTCGTCGTACCCGACTGCGCGCGGCCGTGTCGCTGACATACCCGACACTCCGGCCGCGCTCGGTTTAAGGATAACGGATGCGGTACGGTTATCAGAAATGGAACGCAGTCTCTCCCGGTCGAGTTCCCGATTCGGTGGCTCACCTCTCGTCGAGCAACTCGGCCTTGTAGGCGCTGACGCAGGTCTCCACGCCCCGTTCGACTTCGGCGGGCGACGCGTCGGTCGGGGCCTCGAACCGGTGAACCCGGTCGAGCGCCGCGACGGTCTCCACGAAGTGGGCGAACATTCCGTCGAACGGTTCCTCTCGGGGGTCGAGGTCGGGGTAGTCGCGCTTGAGAACGGTGAACTTTTCGCGGTACGGCCGGTGGTCGAGCCATCCGGCCTCCCACTCGTGGCCGCCCTCGGAGTGTTCGTAGAGCGCGACGATGTGGGTCGCGCGGTTCGCCATGACCTTGAACTGCGTCGTCCAGCGCAACACCGAGTCGAACGCCTCCAAGTCCTTCAGCAAGAACGGTTTGCCGACCGATTCGAGGCGGTCGGCGACGAGTCGGAGTCGGTCCTCGTCGTCGTAGCTTCCGAGGACGAAGAAAGACCGGTCGGCCTCCGTGACGGGGACCACGTCGGTCTCGACTGCGCGTTTGAGCGCGGCGTACTCGTCGCGGTCGATTGACTGTCCGGTAAACGACTCGTACTCGTCGAGCAACGCACCGAGTTGTTCCGCCGTGG
Encoded proteins:
- a CDS encoding CTP-dependent riboflavin kinase; the protein is MSATRPRAVGYDELAALKLLALDGGLEGEVKVSCSGLAERLDASNQTASRRLQRLDDAGLVEREMVSDGQWVSITEDGEWSLKREYEDYRRIFETPAGVDLTGTVTSGMGEGRHYISLPGYMKQFEDRLGYEPFLGTLNVELTDESLRARSAMEALDPVPIDGWEDDDRTYGPAVCYPAVVETQDGEVYEECHTIAPERTHHDEDQLEVIAPIKLREELGLEDGDHVTVHVEERA